Within the Planctomycetota bacterium genome, the region CGCCGGCTTTTTCCAATGCCTTGGCGTCTTCCACCATTAGCCGCGCGGATTCGGCGCTTTTTCCCTGCACCTTGAATCCGCCCAGCATGGAGCTTGATTGCGGGGTCAGTCCGATATGCCCGATGACCGGGATTCCGGCATTGACAATTGCCTTGACTGTTTCTGCCACGCGCACGCCGCCTTCCAGTTTTATCGCGTCGCATCCGGCTTCTTTCATAAACCTGCCGGCGTTATAGACGGCTTCCTGCGGGCTGACCTGGTAAGAAAGGAAGGGCATATCGCCGATGAGGAAAGCCGTGGGCGCGCCGCGCCGCACTGCCTTGGTGTGCTCAATCTGGATATCCATAGTCGCCGGGAGCGTGCTGGAATGCCCGTAGACGACCATGCTGGCGGAATCGCCCACCAGAATCATTTCCATCCCGGCTTCTTCCATAAGCTGGGCGGTAGGGAAATCGTAACAGGTAAGCCAGGAAATAATCTCGCCTTTTTCGCGCATCTCGTAAAGGTGTGGGATGGTTATCTTTTGCCTTGTTTCTTCTGTCATATGTTTCTCCTTTTATTAAAACAACAGGATTTAGATGATTAATCTGATAAATCCGTTTAATCCCGTTGTAAAATTATCTGTCGAAGTATATACTTTTCCCCGTGGCGGAAATCGGGATGCCGATGACTAAATCCGCGTCAATCAGCTTCATCTGCCGCGCCAGGACGCCCACCCGGTATATTATGCGGTTATCGGCATTCAAGATTCCGGCGGTTTTAACGGCGCTTCCCAGGGCGATTCCCAAATCGAGCAAGCGGTAGGCGCAGTGGGGGCCTTTGAATTCCGGTCCCTCTTTAGCCGCGGTCAATTCCTTGCATTCCTTGAAACCGCAGGCGCCGCAATTTAAGCCGACTGTTTTAGCGTCCTTGAGCCCGACCAAGAGCACCGCGGCGGAATCACTGATGTTTTTGCCATCGCGGTCAAAGTTTTTCTTGCCGGTCTTGGCGCCGTAGGCAAGCATTGCATCGGCAAGCTTAGAGAGCTTGTCACCTTCCACGATTTCCAGCTTGACAAAATCCTGCCCGGCGGCTT harbors:
- the panB gene encoding 3-methyl-2-oxobutanoate hydroxymethyltransferase, which gives rise to MTEETRQKITIPHLYEMREKGEIISWLTCYDFPTAQLMEEAGMEMILVGDSASMVVYGHSSTLPATMDIQIEHTKAVRRGAPTAFLIGDMPFLSYQVSPQEAVYNAGRFMKEAGCDAIKLEGGVRVAETVKAIVNAGIPVIGHIGLTPQSSSMLGGFKVQGKSAESARLMVEDAKALEKAGVLGILLECVPTKVSMHIKKNVSCLVFGIGGGPGCDGQLIIVHDLIGLYQCFTPKFVKKYANIAPILLDAFKTYKQEVRSKAFPAKEHEFTIKAEELKKLEELDK